The following coding sequences are from one Candidatus Oleimmundimicrobium sp. window:
- a CDS encoding NifB/NifX family molybdenum-iron cluster-binding protein: MKIAISSTGNDLSSQVDPRFGRCQGFIIFDSETSKFEYLPNEAINAAGGAGIKAAQLVVDNGAKVVITGSIGPNAFNVLAGAGIDIYGGVTGTVQSVIDNYKAGKLQKVNQATNGPGAKGNI; encoded by the coding sequence ATGAAGATAGCAATTAGTTCTACGGGAAATGATCTTTCAAGCCAGGTCGATCCAAGATTTGGAAGATGCCAAGGATTTATAATTTTCGATTCTGAAACTTCAAAATTTGAATATTTGCCCAATGAAGCCATAAATGCTGCCGGTGGAGCTGGCATTAAAGCGGCTCAATTGGTTGTTGACAATGGCGCGAAGGTTGTAATTACCGGAAGTATTGGCCCGAATGCTTTTAATGTTTTAGCGGGTGCGGGCATCGATATATACGGTGGTGTAACGGGAACTGTTCAAAGCGTGATAGATAACTATAAAGCCGGAAAACTGCAAAAGGTAAATCAGGCTACAAATGGTCCCGGCGCTAAAGGAAATATTTAA
- a CDS encoding DUF134 domain-containing protein, whose amino-acid sequence MPRPKKTRCVRFLPKVGCFKPQGVPFALLEEIVLSIDEFEALNLADLERKDQEAAANEMGISRPTFQRILSSARKKVTEAIVQGKALTIKGGNFIMATTRKFKCADCGHVWEISFGTGRPVACPSCGSTNFHRDVEQRGPGVGRGLGPCGKGRSSK is encoded by the coding sequence ATGCCAAGGCCTAAGAAAACTCGCTGTGTGCGATTTTTACCAAAAGTTGGGTGTTTTAAACCTCAAGGTGTTCCTTTTGCGTTATTAGAGGAGATTGTCTTAAGCATTGATGAATTTGAAGCCTTAAATTTAGCTGATTTAGAAAGAAAAGATCAAGAAGCTGCGGCAAATGAAATGGGAATTTCTCGTCCAACTTTTCAACGCATACTTTCCTCAGCAAGAAAGAAAGTGACTGAGGCTATAGTTCAGGGCAAAGCTCTGACAATAAAAGGAGGTAATTTTATTATGGCAACGACAAGAAAGTTTAAATGTGCTGATTGCGGACATGTTTGGGAGATTTCGTTTGGAACCGGCAGGCCGGTTGCTTGCCCATCTTGCGGAAGTACTAATTTTCATCGAGATGTTGAACAAAGAGGGCCGGGCGTGGGTCGCGGGTTAGGTCCCTGCGGAAAAGGCAGGTCTTCTAAATAA
- a CDS encoding NifB/NifX family molybdenum-iron cluster-binding protein translates to MKIAVATNRKEVSPHFGHCLSFTVAEIEDGKVLKKEEVPNPGHQPGFLPKFLAEIGINCIIAGGMGQSAQMLFAQSGIKVVTGAYGLVDDVIKGYVEGNLSLGENICDH, encoded by the coding sequence ATGAAAATAGCTGTTGCAACGAACAGGAAAGAAGTTTCACCTCATTTTGGACACTGTTTAAGCTTTACAGTTGCTGAAATTGAAGATGGTAAAGTTTTAAAGAAGGAAGAAGTGCCCAATCCGGGCCATCAACCAGGATTTTTGCCTAAGTTTTTAGCAGAAATTGGGATAAATTGTATCATAGCCGGAGGGATGGGCCAAAGTGCGCAAATGTTGTTTGCCCAAAGTGGGATTAAAGTAGTTACCGGCGCCTATGGATTGGTAGATGATGTAATCAAGGGTTATGTTGAAGGTAATCTATCTTTAGGCGAAAACATATGTGACCATTAA
- a CDS encoding ATP-binding protein, producing the protein MIISIASGKGGTGKTTIATNLAFSLARKGHNLQLLDCDVEEPNAHIFIKPEVEIREPVFFNVPQIDEEKCTYCGECAKICAYNALFVTKGKVMLFPQLCHSCGGCSYFCPQNAISEIGHEIGEIQAGSAYGIEFAYGKLNIGEIVAPPLIKKLKKRIDENKVVIIDAPPGTSCPVIEAVKGSDFCLLVTEPTPFGLNDLKLAVEMLKVLKVPFAILINRWNEEYFEIDSYCKKENIPIIMRIPLERKIAEIYSEGNLFSKELPEWQDKFCKLFNSIEGLRK; encoded by the coding sequence ATGATTATTTCAATTGCAAGCGGAAAAGGTGGCACAGGAAAAACAACAATAGCTACTAACCTGGCTTTTTCTTTGGCCCGAAAAGGTCATAATCTCCAATTATTAGATTGTGATGTCGAGGAGCCAAACGCGCATATTTTTATTAAACCTGAAGTCGAAATAAGAGAACCTGTTTTTTTTAACGTGCCCCAAATCGATGAAGAAAAGTGTACTTATTGCGGGGAATGCGCAAAAATTTGTGCTTACAATGCTCTCTTTGTTACAAAGGGTAAGGTGATGTTATTTCCTCAGCTCTGTCATTCCTGCGGCGGATGTTCATATTTTTGTCCGCAGAATGCAATTTCCGAAATTGGCCACGAAATAGGTGAGATACAGGCGGGAAGCGCTTACGGTATCGAATTTGCCTACGGAAAACTAAATATTGGGGAAATAGTAGCTCCTCCTTTAATAAAGAAGTTAAAGAAACGTATTGATGAGAATAAAGTGGTGATAATAGATGCCCCGCCGGGGACATCTTGTCCCGTAATCGAGGCTGTTAAAGGAAGCGATTTTTGCCTTCTCGTGACGGAGCCAACTCCTTTCGGATTAAACGATTTAAAACTTGCCGTTGAAATGCTCAAAGTTTTAAAAGTACCTTTTGCTATTTTAATTAACAGGTGGAATGAAGAATATTTTGAAATTGATTCTTACTGCAAAAAGGAAAATATCCCAATTATAATGAGGATACCTTTGGAACGGAAGATTGCTGAGATTTACTCTGAAGGTAACCTTTTTTCCAAAGAATTACCTGAATGGCAGGATAAATTTTGTAAACTTTTTAATTCTATTGAGGGATTGCGGAAATGA